The following coding sequences are from one Rhodocyclaceae bacterium window:
- the aroQ gene encoding type II 3-dehydroquinate dehydratase, which produces MTKPVSSAASRASPAYRPARGGVSPLRAKSVLVLHGPNLNLLGTREPAVYGRTTLAEIDRSLVDRGQAAGVQVATFQSNHEGELVDRIQQAGRERVHYILINAGAYTHTSVALRDALSGVAIPFIEVHLSNVFAREAFRHHSYLSDIAVGVITGLGAGSYRAALDHAIAALIPEQ; this is translated from the coding sequence ATGACCAAGCCCGTGTCGTCTGCCGCGTCCCGCGCGTCGCCCGCATACCGTCCGGCACGGGGCGGCGTATCGCCGCTGCGTGCGAAATCGGTACTCGTCCTGCACGGTCCCAACCTGAACCTGCTCGGTACCCGCGAACCCGCCGTGTACGGCAGGACCACGCTGGCGGAAATCGACCGCTCGCTGGTCGACCGCGGCCAGGCGGCCGGCGTGCAGGTGGCCACGTTCCAGAGCAATCATGAAGGCGAACTGGTCGACCGTATCCAGCAGGCCGGCCGCGAGCGGGTCCACTACATCCTGATCAACGCGGGTGCCTATACGCACACCAGCGTCGCGTTGCGTGATGCGCTGTCGGGGGTCGCGATCCCGTTCATCGAAGTCCATCTGTCCAACGTGTTCGCCCGCGAGGCGTTCCGCCACCACTCGTACCTCAGCGACATCGCCGTCGGAGTGATCACCGGGCTCGGCGCGGGCAGTTACCGCGCAGCGCTCGATCACGCGATCGCGGCGCTGATTCCAGAACAATGA
- a CDS encoding acetyl-CoA carboxylase biotin carboxyl carrier protein — MDLRKLKKLIDLVEESGIAELEITEGEEKVRIARTLPGTQPIVMQQPQQIVAAPAPVAAQPAPPAAAPAAAPDGHVVKSPMVGTFYRSNSPGGKAFVDVGQSVAAGEALCIIEAMKLMNEIESDAAGTIKAILVENGQPVEYGEPLFVIG; from the coding sequence ATGGACCTGCGCAAGCTCAAGAAGCTGATCGACCTGGTCGAGGAGTCCGGGATCGCCGAACTCGAGATCACCGAGGGCGAAGAAAAAGTACGCATCGCACGCACGCTGCCCGGTACGCAGCCGATCGTCATGCAGCAGCCGCAGCAGATCGTCGCCGCGCCGGCGCCGGTGGCGGCCCAGCCTGCGCCGCCAGCGGCCGCGCCGGCGGCTGCACCGGACGGACACGTCGTGAAGTCGCCGATGGTCGGTACCTTCTATCGGTCGAACTCGCCCGGTGGCAAGGCTTTCGTCGACGTCGGCCAGTCGGTCGCGGCCGGCGAGGCGCTCTGCATCATCGAGGCGATGAAGCTGATGAACGAGATCGAGTCCGACGCTGCCGGGACGATCAAGGCCATCCTGGTCGAGAACGGCCAGCCGGTGGAGTACGGCGAGCCGCTGTTCGTGATCGGGTAG